The Arachis duranensis cultivar V14167 chromosome 9, aradu.V14167.gnm2.J7QH, whole genome shotgun sequence genomic sequence TAGCCCATGTCCTCTTTTGGACATCTCACCCTACATATGCAGCTTAGAGAATCAagaaatttgtttgatttttctatGAGCTTTAGTGCAATGGTTAAGTTGCTCCATATCACCTCAAGGTCACAGGTTCAAGGTGTAGAATCGGCCACTTACACTTGCGTCAGTTTAGGTGACGCACATTACATCCTTTAAATTTGACTCAGTATTAAACTCTATGTATCACAGGATGCTTATGTTTTAGTATTATTAGAAATTACAAATAAGGGTGGATATTTATCTCTCATAGTCTCATATCATACCACTTTATATCATATTAAATATTTCATTAATCCTAATTCTTAACTTTCCCTGTTTCCTACCTAAAAACCATAGTCTGAACAATATGGTAAGACCGTAAGAGCTGCAATATTTCCCTTTTCTTATCAATTTTCTCTGTCAAGAAGTAATGTATTCTTTGGTGGTATTGTGTGGTATATATTAGTGTTCattttggttttgggttttgaccTTTGTGCAATCATTTGGATAAGAGCTTAGAATGTCATCGTCATCTTCAATGATTTCAGTCAATTCAGAAGGTACTGTTCTATTGTTGAACTTTTATTATTTACCTTCGCAGACTCTGCAATGCCTATCTGATAAGGGTTTATATGTTGGCATGAACAATGGTGTTAGCAGAGCAGTTCTTAAGGACAGGTGATCTTTAAGTTGCTTTATGTTAATTTATTTGGCAAAgcattctctccctctctatccCCACCAACATGTGAATTTGCATCTGTTCTTAGGTTGAAGACATTCAATGATATGTTTGAGGAGCTCCATCGGAAGCAATCTCAATGGAAAGTTCCTGACGCTGAATTGCAAGAGTCTCTACAGCTTGCAGTTGCTATGATCGTGTTGCCTGGCTATAGAACCTTTGTGGGACGTTTTGGGTATGTTTGTAATTTCAATTACTTGCAAATCATGAATGCATTGTTGCTCTTATATGTTTGCACATGATGCTTTGTTTTTGTGTGAGTGAgattttatttaactttgatgCATAACCTTTTGTGTTACAGGTCTTTTTTGAAGGTTAAGCACATCAAATACACAGCAGAAGATCTAGAACAAATGTTGGGTGACTTTTTCGAAGGAAAATTCATGAGCCAAGCGAAACGATAAATAAGTAGCTGATGATTAATTTGGGATGGTAGGCAGGGGCAAATGAGTGGCTTTGGTATCTGATTGCATCTTCTagtttcatggaggaggattgGTGCAAATGTGTTAAGAGATTTTGGTATTACAACATATCCATAGTCCCACGTCAGATAGTATAGGATACTTTGAAGTTGAATCTAAAGAGAGGAGTTGTTTCCCACTAATAGGACTTTGGGATAGGTGTTACAATACTCCGTTGATGTTTGGAGTTTTAAAATTCcatataattttaacaaaaaaaacactATTAAAATTTACTTTACGATTGATTTAGGTTAACATTTAATGCATATTGATAAAATCAATAAAcaattaatacttttttttgaaaaactacaAACATATTAATTACaacttataaaatatatttttaataaatgataattataattattataagaaATTTAATATGTTCTATTaatatataagttatttaattAGTANNNNNNNNNNNNNNNNNNNNNNNNNNNNNNNNNNNNNNNNNNNNNNNNNNNNNNNNNNNNNNNNNNNNNNNNNNNNNNNNNNNNagcaaaaaaatatctttaactATATTTTCTAGGTAAGATTTATTAATCTTTTCAGATATTATGTACTTATATATACActctaatattattaatttgaaagATTACATATATCTATCTTTTTTGTTGAGATATTTAAAAATCATGTTTAACcgctttaaaaaaataatacgagaacatttatttaaaataagatgaatatatttatttaaaatttaaaaattttaaataaaattattcgtattaattttaaaataatatgaatatgtttgtttaaataaaaaaaatttagaataataagagtattatatctttttaattcttttaaatttttatttttatcataattttataataatttaatatcaatctaaaataaaataaatttaaattaaaataaaaaatttaacaaataaaatttaatgttaattcttttctctttctttaataattaaatgatgatttttctctctctttttatttaAGGAGTACTAAAATTTCAAATACGTTAACTTTTGTTTAACTCTTTAAGAAGAGTTTTAATACTCCAAACCTTCCAAGAGTATTGAATCAGGCGTCGGACTTTGGCTTGATTTGGTAAAGTTTTTTGAAGAAGTGTTTGTGCTTTTTAAAAGTTCAAACTCTtcattttgtgtttggtaaatcaaaaaTCAATGTGCTTGTGTTTGCAGCTTTTAAAAGATCGAGATACTTTTAAGATAGAATTTTTCAAAGTTGACTTatacttttcaaatttaaaagtctaatataactttatatgttaactaatttttaaatttaatgctTACATTTATGTTGTTACAGTCCAGTCCAGCTGGCGAACCATCCGACCCGGCCCCTGGACAAATCGGTCCATGCGGACGGGTTATTGCGCGTAACCCGCCGGACCTGCGACCTGGGTACGTTCTCCTGTTACCAGCTATCTGCCAACTGGGGGGTAGGAAGCTTCCAGGAAAGAGGGCACCTCTCGTGGGGCCCGCCCTACTGACAGGGTATAAAGGGGGAGGGTCCTACCCCTCCCCCCAAGGTATGTCACTTTACTCCCTCCTCACGCATCGCCTGCACACCTCACTGACCTGaacatcggagtgtctttgcaggtggcactCCCTTTCATCGCACAAAGAGCCCGTGAGGTCGTCTGCCCGCGCATCCAACCCAGATCCCAGCTCACCCCACCAGCTCGTAAGGAAACGTCTTGACCTGTCCGATACACCGACCAACCGGACATTGGCGTCGTCTGTGGGAACGACTGACATGGATTTTATTTTGGAGCCTGTAGCGATAGATGATAGGGGCAACCCACGCAGAATTGAACGTGGGGGAACCTCGGGGGTTCCCCAGCACGAGCGCATCAGATCCCCACCGCACCTGCCCGATAGACGACCCTTTGGAGGAACCCGAAGCGACAGCGCCAGAATAATCCAGGAGCTGTGCCACAGAGTGCAGAACCTAGAACGAGAAGTGGCTGGCAGGGAGCGTCGCCAATCAACACCAAGTCAAGAGCGTTCCCGACCTTCCTAGAGGAGGGAGAGAAGTCCTCGATGTAGTCATTCCAGGCATACTCCGATCCCCAGATCAGAGCCAGAGAGCCAAGAGTAAAATAGAGAAGCGCCGAGAAGACGGCGAGACCCCGTGATATATACCCGATCGCGCAGGGAAGGCTCCAGGGAAGGATCAAGGAGAAACCGGTCACAAGGAGAGGACAGCGGAGAGAGCGTGAGGAGAAGCCGACAACCGGTGATCATGGGAGCGGCCCCTTTCCACCACTCGATCCTCGAGGTCCGGCTTCCAAAGCACTTTGATAAGCCGACCGACATGAGGTATGACGGGACCCAAGATCCCTAAGAACATTTGACGGCCTTCGAGGCCAGGATGAACTTGGAAGGGGTCGGTGACGAACTCAGATGCCGCGCTTTTTCGGTCACCTTAGCAGGACCAGTGATACGATGGTTCAACGGCCTCTCCCAAGCCTCTATAACGACCTTCGGGGACATCACCCGAGCCTTCCTAGCCCAGTTTACTACCTGCATTACGAAGGCGAAACACCCGATCAACCTTCTCGGGATAACGCAAAGAGCCGGAGAGCCAaccaaaaaatacctggacaGGTTCAACGATGAGTGCTTGGAGATCGATGGCCTAACCGACTCGGTGGCCAGTTTATGTTTGACAAACGGGTTGCTAAATGAAGATTTCAGGAAGCATCTTACCACCAAGCCCGTGTGGACGATGCAGGAAATCCAGAACGTGGCAAGGGAATATATCAATGATGAAGAAGTCAGACAGGTCGTGGCAGCCAACAAGCGGCAGCCCACCTACAACCAACCTCGACAGCACGGCAGCGGAGAGAGGCTTAAGGAACACTCCAAGGACGAAGTCCCAGCCAAAAACTCCAAGACATTCCCTCTGGTTGCCAAGTTCACCAATTACACTCTCCTAGCTGCCCCAATTGTGGAGGTATATCAGCAAATAGCCGATAAGAGTATCCTGTCGAAGCCCCGACCTCTCAAGGACAGGACCGAGGGAAACAAGAGCCTTTATTGTGATTACCATAAAGGTTTTGGTCACAAGACCCAAGACTGTTTTGATCTCAGAGACGCCTTGGAATAGGCGATCCAAGATGGCAAGCTGGCGGAACTATCCCATCTCATAAAAGAGCTGAGGAGGCGAGATAGGGATCGTCCCGATGACAGGATGACAGGGACAGAGCCGTGAGACAAAGGAGGGAACCCGAAGAAGACAGCGAACAGGGACTCATGGTGGTGAACGTCGTGGTCTGAAGAGACGCTGCCCCCAGGTCAAGATCGCCTCGTCCGGCACCACACCTCCCCCCAGGAAAGTACCACTAATCTCGTTTGGACCTGAAGACCAGTGGATTGAAGGCATGCAAGAAAACCCTCCTATGTTGATCACGGCCAGGATGGGAACCGAGTTGGTTAAGCGAATCCTAGTAGACACCGGCGCGGATTCAAACATCATGTTCCGCGATGTATTCGATGCCTTAGGTCTACGAGATGCCGATCTGAAGACCCACCAGCACGGTGTGGTCGGTCTCGGATATCACTTCATCAAGCCAGATGGGATCATCTCTTTGCCAGTCTCCATAGGCAGAGGTCCAGAAAAGAGGATCGTAATGGCGGAGTTCGTTATCCTAAGGGACTCCACAGCCTACAACATCATAATGGAAAGAGAAACCATTAATGAACTCGGAGCAATAATCTACACTAAGTTACTGGTGATGAAGTTTGTTTCTAATAATGGGTCGACTGGATCCATCAAGGGAGATTTAGAAACGGCAGTCGCATGCGACAACGCCAGTCTCTCCCTGAGGAAGAAATTCCAGGAAGCAATCGGGGTCTTCTTGGCCGACCTGGATGCAATAATTGAGGACAAGCCCAGGCCAGAGCCTGAGGGAGACCTCGAGAAGATCAGGATCGGCGACTCGGAGGCAAAGTTCACCTTCGTGAACAGAAACCTCCCTCATGAGCTAAAGGGGCCATTGGTGGAAGTAATTTGAAAAAATGGCGACCTGTTCGCATGGACGCCAGCCGACATGCCGTGTATCGACCCCAACCTCATGTTGCACCACCTAGCGGTGAGAGTCAACACTAAGCCGGTAGCGCAGAGGAGGAGGAAAATGTCCCAAGAAAGAGCCGATGAAGTGGCCAGATAGACGGCCGGCCTCTTGCAAGCGGGGGTTCATCCGGGAGCTGGAGTACTCAACATGGCTGTCAAACGTTGTCTTGGCGCGACCTCGGGTTACCGGTACCTGAGCTTCATGGACGCTTATTCTGGATATAACCAGATCCCGATGCATCGACCAGTTGAAGAAAAGATGGCGTTCATAACGCCAGGAGGAACATATTGCTACAAGGTGGTGCCATTTGGGCTGAAGAATGCGGGAGCCACgtatcaaaggctgatgaacaagaTATTCAGTGACATCATCGGTAAGACGGTAGAAGTCTACGTGGACAACATCCTAGTCAAGACCATTAAGGTCGACGACCTCATTGGTGACTTGGAGAGCGTGTTCGCAGCTCTTTGTTTTGGCGACACGGTATGAGGTTGAACCCATTCAAGTGCGCCTTCGTCATGGAGGCCGAAAAATTCCTGGGATTCATGATAACCCAGAGAGGGGTCGAAGCCAATTCAAAAAAGTGCAAGGCGATCCTACAAATGACAAGCCCAGAAAACGTAAAGGACGTGCAGAGGCTGGCCGGAAGGTTAACTGTGCTATTCCGATTTCTCGGCGCGTCGGCCACCATGGCCCTCCCTTTCTTCAATTTGATGAAGAAAGGAATCGCGTTTGAATGGACCCCAGCTTGCGAGGAAGTCTTTAATCACTTCAAGAGAATCATCTCGTCACCACCAGTCCTCGGTAAGCCCAAAAATGGGAAAATCTATTCTTGTACTTGGCAGTAACAGACGAGGCCGTCGCAGCCGTCTTgttgtgagaagaggggaaggttCAGTAGCCGGTCTACTTCATAAGCAAAGTGCTACAAGGGGCAGAGTTGAGATATAGCAAGTTAGAAAAACTTGCTTACGCACTGCTGACCTCGTCCCGTAGGCTCCGGCAATATTTTCAAAGGCATCCAATAACAATTAGAACAAACCAGGCGATCCGAAAAATATTGCAGAAACCCGACCTGGCGGGCCGGAGGATAGCCTGGGCAATTGAGCTGTCCCAATATGACATGCACTATAAGCCTAGACACGCCATCAAGGTCAAGCAATGGCAGATTTCCTAGTTGAGGTCACAGAAGACCCTCCCGGCAACCCGAACATACGGTGGAAGCTCCACGTAGATGGAGCCTCCAACCAAACATTCGGAGGAGTAGGAATCATCTTGGAAAGCCCTACCGGAGTCGTATATGAGCAGTCGATCAAGTTCGACTTTCCTGTATCAAACAATCAAGCAGAGTACGAGGCCCTCCTTAACGGCCTCCAGTTGGCAAAAGAGGTCGGGGCCACAAGAGTAGAAGTGTGCAGTGACTCCCACATTGTCACGTCACAGGACAATGGGGAATACCAAGCTAGGGATTCAGTGCTGCAGAAGTACTTTGAGCAAGTTAACAGGTTGAGTAAGGAATTTGACGAAGTCACCGTACAGCACGTCCCTAGGGAGAAAAACACAAGGGCCGACCTCTTATCTAAGCTGGCAAGCACAAAGTCGGGAACGGACAACTGCTCCCTCATCCAAGGCCTGATGAAGGAACCAGTTGTGACCTTACACCTTGTCCGCTCAAGCCCCTCATGGATGGACGTGATTATCGATTTTTTGGAAAACGGTAAACTACCTAGTATGACAAAGCAGCAAGAGGGCTAAGAAGAGAAGCAGCCAAGTACACCATAATACAGGGACAATTGTTTAAGAGAGGGCTTAGCCAACCCCCTACTGAAGTCCCTGCACCCCGACCAGACGGACTACGTGTTACACGAAGTCCACGAGGGATGCTGCGGCCACCACATAGGGGGAAAGCTCTAGCCCGAAAGCTCGTCAGGGCTGGATACTACTGGCCCTTGATGATGGTGGACTCTTAAAGCGTTCGTGGAGAAGTGCAAGAGGTGTCAGGAGAACGCCAACTTCCACAAGGCTCCGGCAGCAGAACTTAGCCTCCTGATGGCCTCCCGACCATTTTCACAGTGGAAAGTCGACCTATTTGGGGCCTTCCCGGTAGAGTGGAGGCCGAGCCACTTGCCAGTATATCCTCAGCCAACTGTCAAAAGTTCATGTGGAGGCAAGTGATAACCAGATTTGGGATCCCAGAGGTTGTTGTCTCGGATAACGGCACCCAATTCGCCGACAAGAAGTTTGGAAAATTCGTAGCCGGCTTGGGCATAAAGCAGAGGTTCTCGTCAGTTGAACACCCCCAAACTAACGGCCAAGTCGAGGCCGCTAACAAGGTCATCATACAAAGCCTCAAAAAGTGACTTGACCACAAGAAAGGGGCATAGGCAGACGGGTTGGCCTTGGTCCTTTGGTCCTACCGCACAACCCAACAATCATCTACCGGGGAAACCCCTTTCCGCCTCACTTACGGGGTAGATGCGATAATACCTGTGGAGATCGGCGAGCTGAGCCTGCGACTGATCTTGGGAGGAATCGAAGAGTCCATGGAAAAGAACCTAGTAGACGAGGCCAGGGAGATAGCCCACTTGTCAGAAGCGGCATTAAAACAAAGGATGGTCCTGAGCTACAACGCCAAAGTGCTCAAAAGAGAATTCGAACAAAATGACCTGGTCCTGCAGCGCAACGACATTGGCATCCCGACTCCGGAGAAAGGAAAACTAGCGGCAAACTGAGAAGGCCCGTACAGGGTAAAGGAGGTGATCGACAGAGGTTCCTACAAGTTGGAGCGACTAGACGGCAAGGAAGTTCCGAGAACGTGGAATGCCGGTAACCTAAGAAGATTCTATTCCTAAGCCGATCACAGACCCGGTAAGATCCGAATCAATTTAGGTTGAATCAAGAATGTCGGGTTGAATCAATTGCCTTTCTCACATACTTGTTATCATTATGTGTTTGGCCGGTGTGCCGATTAATATTTACTTACTTGTCACATACTTGCTATCattatctttttccttttatgttCTGTGTTACTGACGAAATTGTCAAATCGAACGAACGCAATGGCGATACGGTAACCGGGGACTGATCACCCCAGGAACCATCAAAAGTAATACACCTTAGCAAGCGGCTGTAACAACAATAAAGGCCATGACCTGGCCA encodes the following:
- the LOC107466522 gene encoding uncharacterized protein LOC107466522; protein product: MNLEGVGDELRCRAFSVTLAGPVIRWFNGLSQASITTFGDITRAFLAQFTTCITKAKHPINLLGITQRAGEPTKKYLDRFNDECLEIDGLTDSVASLCLTNGLLNEDFRKHLTTKPVWTMQEIQNVAREYINDEEVRQVVAANKRQPTYNQPRQHGSGERLKEHSKDEVPAKNSKTFPLVAKFTNYTLLAAPIVEVYQQIADKSILSKPRPLKDRTEGNKSLYCDYHKGFGHKTQDCFDLRDALE